A single region of the Kwoniella botswanensis chromosome 1, complete sequence genome encodes:
- a CDS encoding cell division control protein 42, translating into MQTIKCVVVGDGAVGKTCLLISYTTNKFPSEYVPTVFDNYAVTVMIGDDPYTLGLFDTAGQEDYDRLRPLSYPQTDVFLVCFSVTSPASFENVKEKWFPEVHHHCPGVPCLIVGTQVDLREDSNHLEKLQRQKQRPITTEQGERLARELGAVKYVECSALTQRGLKNVFDEAIVAALEPPVTKKNKKCVIL; encoded by the exons ATGCAAACTATCAAATGTGTCGTAGTCGGTGATGGTGCTGTTGGAAA AACCTGTCTCTTGATCTCATACACCACCAACAAATTCCCCTCCGAATATGTCCCTACCGTATTCGACAACT ACGCCGTAACAGTGATGATCGGTGATGATCCATACACATTAGGTCTATTCGATACAGCCGGTCAAGAAGATTACGATCGACTGAGACCTTTATCATACCCTCAAACGGATGTCTTCTTAGTTTGTTTCTCCGTCACCTCGCCTGCATCATTCGAAAACGTCAAAGAGAAATGGTTCCCAGAGGTACATCACCATTGTCCCGGTGTACCCTGTTTGATCGTCGGTACTCAAGTTGATTTAAGGGAAGATTCGAATCATTTAGAAAAGTTGCAAAGACAAAAGCAAAGACCAATCACCACTGAGCAAGGAGAGAGATTGGCAAGGGAATTGGGTGCAGTGAAATATGTGGAATGCTCGGCGCTGACTCAAAGAGGTTTAAAGAATGTTTtcgatgag GCAATCGTCGCAGCTTTAGAACCACCCGTCacaaagaagaacaagaaatgTGTGATATTATAA